A region from the Acidiferrobacter sp. SPIII_3 genome encodes:
- a CDS encoding glycosyltransferase family 2 protein, with amino-acid sequence MNNASAGASLARHAVPVHAGLIAVLQPTAYVIVALVVFYTARHLFFTMNRLFGRQRHPYLDITQASWPPVTVIIPAHNEQPVIAHILERMIAVDYPRERLKILCIDDRSTDATPAILDDFAERHPDRVQVLHRPPDAPPGKAAALVDATAHLMGDIALVFDADYLPGPGLVKQLVAPFFDPQVGGVMGRVVPYNSGTNLLTHLLELERSGGYQVDQQARANLRLIPQFGGTVGGVRVSALRAIGGWDPRALAEDTDITYRLVIAGWKIAYQNRSECYEEVVESWPARYRQLRRWSRGHNQVLFRHLWPLLRSSRVTGRERLDGVSLLGIYAMAPALLMGWLVLYLLWLCGDNGGGLLLMLAVVSYGTFGNAAAFYEIASALRLDGERDKVKGVPLILVGFFVSTYAATAGFLAAIGDRLRPRRMQWHKTPRYRDQAQAAPDPAAPTRL; translated from the coding sequence ATGAATAACGCCTCTGCCGGCGCATCGCTCGCCCGCCACGCCGTGCCCGTGCATGCCGGCCTGATCGCGGTCCTTCAGCCCACAGCCTACGTTATCGTCGCGCTGGTGGTGTTCTACACCGCCCGCCACCTGTTTTTCACCATGAACCGGCTCTTCGGTCGTCAGCGCCACCCCTATCTCGATATCACCCAGGCGTCATGGCCGCCCGTGACCGTCATCATCCCCGCCCATAACGAGCAGCCGGTCATTGCGCATATCCTCGAACGCATGATCGCCGTCGACTACCCCCGGGAGCGCCTGAAGATCCTGTGCATCGATGACCGCTCCACCGACGCGACGCCGGCCATCCTGGATGACTTTGCCGAGCGCCATCCCGATCGCGTCCAGGTCCTGCACAGGCCTCCCGATGCGCCGCCCGGCAAGGCCGCCGCTCTGGTCGATGCCACCGCCCACCTTATGGGCGACATCGCGCTTGTCTTTGATGCCGACTACCTCCCCGGTCCCGGGCTCGTAAAGCAGCTCGTGGCGCCGTTCTTTGATCCGCAGGTCGGCGGCGTCATGGGCCGCGTCGTCCCCTACAACAGCGGTACCAATCTCCTGACGCACCTTTTGGAGCTGGAGCGTTCCGGCGGCTATCAGGTCGATCAGCAGGCGCGCGCGAACCTGCGTCTGATCCCGCAGTTTGGCGGCACCGTCGGTGGTGTGCGGGTGAGCGCCCTACGTGCCATCGGCGGCTGGGACCCGCGCGCCTTGGCCGAAGACACCGACATCACCTATCGGCTGGTCATCGCCGGCTGGAAGATCGCCTACCAGAATCGCTCGGAATGCTACGAGGAGGTCGTGGAGTCGTGGCCCGCCCGTTACCGCCAGTTGCGCCGCTGGTCGCGGGGGCACAACCAGGTCCTGTTTCGCCATTTGTGGCCGCTTTTGCGTTCGTCGCGCGTGACCGGCCGCGAACGCCTCGACGGCGTGTCTCTGCTCGGTATCTACGCCATGGCGCCGGCGCTCCTCATGGGGTGGCTCGTGCTCTATCTCCTGTGGTTATGCGGGGACAACGGCGGCGGTCTTTTACTCATGCTGGCGGTGGTGAGTTATGGGACCTTCGGGAACGCCGCGGCATTCTACGAGATCGCCTCGGCCCTGCGCCTGGACGGGGAGCGCGACAAGGTCAAGGGTGTACCGCTCATCCTGGTCGGGTTTTTCGTCTCCACCTACGCGGCGACCGCCGGGTTCCTGGCGGCCATCGGCGACAGGCTGCGGCCACGCCGCATGCAATGGCACAAGACACCCCGTTACCGCGATCAGGCGCAGGCCGCGCCCGACCCGGCGGCGCCGACGCGCCTTTGA
- the wecB gene encoding non-hydrolyzing UDP-N-acetylglucosamine 2-epimerase — protein sequence MRVLVLTGTRPDIIKSASVVHALEADGCQTFLVHSGQHELAVSALYRFLEMRPFATVRLGPRGPRLAELNARLLDALDPVIARVRPDVIVVQGDTTTALAGALLGFYHRVPVAHVEAGLRSGDCGEPFPEELNRRLITRIATWHFAPTPLAVACLRREGVALKAITMTGNTVVDAALFGYRRLGPRAPEASGAPRLIVVTAHRRENWGTGIAEIGRGVRRIVERFADVSVLWPLHANPEVAAAVRAVWEGLAPDVRPRVRLVGPLAYPDMLRVLRGAWLLVTDSGGLQEEAVTARVPVLITRRQTERPEVLSCGAGRLVGADAGRLEAEVARLYRSHAKWEAMRPARSPFGDGTAGRRIAAVLTKAWAAGRRASPPTAADGQARAAVAS from the coding sequence ATGCGCGTCTTGGTATTGACCGGCACGCGTCCGGACATCATCAAGAGCGCGAGTGTCGTTCATGCGCTCGAGGCCGACGGCTGCCAGACCTTCCTGGTTCATAGCGGCCAACACGAGCTGGCGGTGTCGGCGCTCTACCGGTTTCTTGAGATGCGGCCATTTGCCACCGTGCGCCTGGGACCGCGTGGACCGCGGCTCGCCGAATTGAATGCGCGGCTCCTTGATGCGCTCGACCCGGTGATCGCGCGCGTGCGGCCCGATGTCATCGTAGTCCAGGGCGACACCACGACCGCGCTAGCGGGCGCGCTCCTTGGTTTCTATCATCGCGTGCCCGTGGCGCACGTCGAGGCGGGGTTGCGCTCGGGCGATTGCGGTGAACCGTTTCCCGAGGAGCTCAACCGTCGGCTCATCACGCGCATCGCCACCTGGCATTTCGCGCCGACACCGCTTGCGGTCGCCTGTTTGCGGCGCGAGGGCGTAGCGCTCAAGGCCATCACCATGACCGGTAATACCGTCGTCGATGCCGCGCTCTTTGGCTATCGCCGCCTCGGGCCGCGCGCCCCCGAGGCATCCGGCGCGCCGCGCCTCATCGTGGTCACCGCCCATCGCCGCGAGAACTGGGGCACGGGCATCGCAGAGATCGGCCGGGGCGTGCGACGCATCGTTGAGCGCTTCGCGGATGTGTCCGTACTCTGGCCGCTTCATGCCAATCCCGAGGTGGCGGCGGCCGTGAGGGCGGTATGGGAGGGGCTTGCGCCGGATGTCCGCCCACGCGTGCGGCTTGTGGGTCCTCTGGCCTATCCCGACATGCTGCGGGTGCTGCGCGGCGCGTGGCTGCTCGTCACCGACTCCGGCGGGCTGCAGGAAGAGGCGGTAACTGCGCGGGTCCCGGTCCTGATCACCCGCCGCCAGACCGAGCGTCCGGAGGTCCTCTCGTGCGGGGCCGGCCGTCTGGTGGGCGCCGATGCCGGGCGCCTGGAGGCGGAGGTCGCGCGCCTCTATCGCTCGCACGCCAAATGGGAGGCCATGCGTCCGGCGCGCTCGCCGTTTGGGGATGGGACCGCCGGGCGGCGTATCGCCGCGGTCCTTACAAAGGCGTGGGCTGCGGGCCGGCGCGCCTCGCCGCCTACCGCCGCCGACGGCCAGGCGCGCGCCGCGGTGGCGTCATGA
- a CDS encoding glutaredoxin family protein, which yields MTRWMAAMGTVMLVGAAHAATLYRWVGPNGVVTYQNTPPPSSAAHVRVMHMRNHASPSAVRKAVSAMHPVVLYRAPHCAPCRQVSAYLHRRGVPFRAVDVSRGQSVLRDMKNKTGSTTVPTIMVGKQVLVGYIPSALKNELTAAGYLKAPKD from the coding sequence ATGACGCGTTGGATGGCGGCTATGGGCACGGTAATGCTCGTGGGGGCGGCGCATGCCGCCACCTTGTATCGCTGGGTAGGCCCGAATGGGGTCGTCACCTACCAAAACACCCCGCCACCGTCCTCCGCGGCTCACGTGCGGGTGATGCATATGCGCAACCACGCCTCGCCTTCGGCGGTGCGCAAGGCGGTGAGCGCCATGCACCCCGTGGTTTTGTATAGGGCGCCGCATTGCGCGCCCTGCCGGCAGGTGAGCGCCTATCTACACCGTCGCGGGGTGCCGTTTCGGGCGGTGGACGTGTCGCGCGGGCAATCCGTCCTGCGGGACATGAAGAACAAGACCGGATCGACGACGGTGCCCACGATCATGGTCGGCAAGCAGGTCCTGGTCGGCTATATCCCTTCGGCCCTGAAAAACGAACTCACGGCCGCCGGTTACCTCAAGGCCCCCAAGGATTAG
- a CDS encoding exodeoxyribonuclease III, protein MKIATWNVNSLRVRLAQVEAWLDDVAPDILCLQETKVQDADFPIPTFMARGYEVVFHGQRTYNGVAIAARGPLSDITCGLADFADEQCRALAATFQGLRVASLYVPNGTAVDSPRYPYKLGWLAALKGQSRVWLAQNPALVLAGDFNIAPEDRDVYDPAVWEGSVLVSAPERAAFRALIDTGLTDALGSLAGEGRGFSWWDYRAAAFRRDQGLRIDHILLGPPLAATFVRGYVDRKARAHPRPSDHAPVVVELAWPPA, encoded by the coding sequence ATGAAGATCGCCACCTGGAACGTCAATTCCCTGCGCGTGCGTCTGGCGCAAGTCGAGGCGTGGCTGGACGACGTCGCGCCGGATATCCTGTGCCTGCAGGAGACCAAGGTGCAGGATGCGGACTTCCCGATCCCGACGTTCATGGCGCGCGGCTACGAGGTGGTCTTCCATGGCCAGCGCACCTATAACGGTGTTGCCATTGCCGCGCGCGGGCCGCTCAGCGACATCACCTGCGGTCTGGCGGATTTCGCAGACGAGCAATGTCGCGCCTTGGCGGCCACCTTCCAGGGCCTGCGCGTGGCGAGCCTCTATGTCCCCAACGGCACCGCCGTCGATTCGCCCCGCTACCCTTACAAGCTCGGTTGGCTCGCGGCCCTTAAGGGGCAGAGCCGGGTCTGGCTTGCGCAAAACCCGGCCCTGGTCCTGGCCGGCGACTTCAATATCGCCCCCGAGGACCGGGATGTCTACGACCCGGCGGTCTGGGAGGGTTCAGTGCTCGTGAGCGCACCCGAGCGGGCGGCCTTCCGGGCCTTGATCGACACGGGGCTTACGGATGCGCTCGGGAGCTTGGCCGGCGAGGGCCGCGGTTTTAGCTGGTGGGATTACCGCGCGGCGGCGTTCCGGCGCGATCAAGGCCTGCGCATCGATCACATCCTTCTCGGTCCGCCGCTGGCCGCGACCTTCGTGCGGGGTTACGTGGATCGTAAGGCGCGCGCCCACCCGCGGCCCTCGGATCATGCCCCGGTCGTAGTCGAGCTTGCCTGGCCGCCCGCTTAG
- a CDS encoding YaiO family outer membrane beta-barrel protein translates to MSVWRRGDWRALAALLAIWLPGVACAHGWVGMGGSYYRLTQGYGRFEGLYARGVWGEGSSTIWNWEADHGRMFGYEESYGVVGVTQTFAPRWYGYLGLAASTNSDVVPQDRVDASLSYKALPDKRLVVTGGYTGMRFRDGHDDRSAWTNLTAYLPDYWVAMAGHDWATSNPGSVEAQRSFAAFGYDHSGQIELTARYGWGTEAYLPIGAHVALVDFRSETASLTWRQWLGTNWGTDLFVERFASPYYRQTGGSIGVFYHF, encoded by the coding sequence ATGAGCGTTTGGCGAAGGGGCGACTGGCGAGCCCTGGCCGCGTTGCTGGCCATTTGGCTTCCCGGTGTCGCCTGCGCCCATGGATGGGTTGGCATGGGCGGCTCGTATTATCGTTTGACCCAGGGCTACGGGCGCTTCGAGGGTCTCTACGCGAGGGGCGTGTGGGGCGAGGGCTCAAGCACCATCTGGAATTGGGAGGCCGATCACGGGCGCATGTTCGGCTATGAGGAGAGCTACGGTGTCGTGGGCGTCACGCAGACCTTCGCCCCGCGATGGTACGGCTATCTGGGCCTCGCCGCGAGCACTAATTCCGACGTCGTGCCGCAAGACCGGGTCGATGCCAGCCTTTCCTATAAGGCGCTGCCCGATAAGCGCCTGGTAGTCACGGGCGGCTATACCGGCATGCGCTTTCGCGACGGCCATGATGACCGCAGCGCCTGGACGAATCTCACCGCCTACCTCCCGGACTACTGGGTGGCGATGGCCGGGCATGATTGGGCCACGAGCAACCCTGGTTCGGTGGAGGCCCAAAGGAGCTTCGCGGCCTTCGGCTATGACCATAGCGGTCAGATCGAGCTGACCGCGCGTTACGGCTGGGGGACCGAGGCCTATCTCCCGATCGGCGCCCATGTCGCGCTCGTCGATTTTCGCAGCGAAACCGCGTCCCTTACCTGGCGCCAGTGGCTTGGGACCAATTGGGGCACGGACCTCTTCGTGGAGCGATTCGCAAGCCCCTATTACCGGCAGACCGGAGGATCCATCGGTGTCTTCTATCATTTTTGA
- a CDS encoding C39 family peptidase, whose product MMSYRLRFWMLGLAILPMLARAGTVVVNGFGGVPLITHVTSMQGLKFRSVVRQRTDYSCGAAAIATLADYAYGRHLTENQVIIGMLKVSNRKVVQQKGFSMLDMARYLTRLGLHGAGYKVPPALLVKLRVPVVVLLDIQGYEHFVVLKGVVNGRAYLADPALGNRSLSLRRFVKDWDDVVFIVMGPHYDKHTPLRRGLRAVRVHGLMTAVERNETRNLREFGVIPATDF is encoded by the coding sequence ATGATGTCGTACCGTCTTCGATTCTGGATGCTCGGGCTTGCGATCCTGCCGATGCTGGCGCGGGCGGGGACGGTGGTTGTCAACGGATTCGGGGGCGTGCCGCTCATCACGCACGTCACCAGCATGCAAGGCCTCAAGTTTCGGTCGGTGGTGCGGCAACGCACCGACTACAGCTGCGGGGCGGCGGCGATAGCGACCTTGGCCGATTACGCCTACGGCCGGCATCTCACCGAGAATCAGGTGATCATCGGGATGCTCAAGGTCAGCAACCGCAAGGTGGTGCAGCAAAAGGGTTTTTCGATGTTGGATATGGCGCGTTATCTGACGCGTCTGGGGTTGCATGGGGCCGGCTACAAGGTGCCGCCGGCGTTGCTCGTGAAGCTCAGGGTCCCGGTGGTGGTGCTGCTCGATATCCAGGGCTATGAGCATTTCGTGGTGTTGAAGGGGGTGGTCAATGGCCGCGCCTATCTCGCCGACCCGGCGCTTGGTAACCGCAGTCTTTCCCTGCGGCGCTTCGTCAAGGATTGGGATGACGTGGTGTTCATTGTCATGGGGCCGCACTACGACAAGCACACGCCGCTGCGCCGGGGACTTAGGGCAGTACGCGTCCATGGCCTGATGACGGCCGTGGAACGCAACGAGACACGTAACCTGCGGGAGTTCGGTGTCATTCCCGCGACCGATTTCTAA